Proteins from one Juglans microcarpa x Juglans regia isolate MS1-56 chromosome 1S, Jm3101_v1.0, whole genome shotgun sequence genomic window:
- the LOC121246792 gene encoding adenylate isopentenyltransferase 5, chloroplastic-like, whose translation MIRISLLAACKQAQPLGNFPAGVPVNLNMEPLFRRKGKVVIVVGATGTGKSRLAIDLAKRTPAEIINCDKIQVYKGLDIVTNKVTEEECLGVPHHLLGTIDPYSHFTADDFCHQASLVLESVTGRDRLPIIAGGSNSYIEALVNHHAEFRMKYECCFLWVDVSLPVLHSYLPERVDRMVEAGLVDEARKMFYPEADYSRGIGRAIGLPELDKYLRIETTADERTRARILEAAITKIKENTCNLACRQLQKIHRLYSQWEWSMHRLDATEVFRKRGHREADEAWDKLVVGPSDIIVDQFLYDQDRVTTINVSQEAATSAVIGASVPTGAVAAASRY comes from the coding sequence ATGATCAGGATTTCGCTGTTGGCAGCCTGCAAGCAGGCACAGCCCCTTGGGAACTTCCCAGCTGGGGTGCCTGTTAATCTGAACATGGAACCTCTGTTCCGTCGGAAAGGTAAGGTTGTTATTGTAGTGGGAGCAACCGGCACCGGAAAGTCAAGACTCGCCATCGACTTGGCGAAGAGGACCCCGGCCGAGATTATAAACTGCGATAAAATTCAGGTTTACAAGGGTCTTGACATAGTCACGAATAAAGTCACCGAAGAGGAGTGTCTCGGGGTTCCACACCATTTACTAGGAACGATTGATCCTTACTCCCACTTCACAGCCGACGATTTCTGCCACCAAGCTTCGTTAGTCTTGGAATCTGTCACCGGCCGGGACCGGCTGCCGATCATTGCCGGCGGATCCAATTCTTATATCGAAGCTCTGGTAAACCACCATGCCGAATTCCGTATGAAGTACGAGTGTTGCTTCCTCTGGGTCGACGTATCATTGCCCGTGCTCCATTCGTATTTACCGGAGCGAGTCGATCGGATGGTGGAAGCCGGTTTGGTGGACGAGGCGAGGAAAATGTTCTACCCGGAAGCGGATTACTCGCGGGGAATCGGGCGCGCGATCGGGTTGCCTGAATTGGACAAGTATCTACGGATAGAAACCACCGCCGATGAGAGGACCCGAGCCAGGATTCTCGAGGCAGCCATTACGAAAATCAAGGAAAATACTTGTAACTTAGCTTGTCGCCAATTGCAGAAGATCCATCGGCTCTACAGCCAGTGGGAATGGAGCATGCATCGTCTCGACGCCACTGAAGTGTTCAGAAAGCGAGGCCACCGGGAGGCCGATGAAGCTTGGGACAAGCTTGTCGTGGGACCCAGCGACATCATCGTGGACCAGTTCCTCTACGATCAAGATCGCGTGACCACCATTAATGTATCACAAGAAGCCGCCACTTCCGCCGTCATCGGCGCTTCCGTGCCCACGGGTGCCGTGGCTGCAGCGTCTCGCTATTAA